A genomic region of Saccopteryx bilineata isolate mSacBil1 chromosome 1, mSacBil1_pri_phased_curated, whole genome shotgun sequence contains the following coding sequences:
- the CLCF1 gene encoding cardiotrophin-like cytokine factor 1 isoform X1, with the protein MPILSTGDSWGMLACLCTVLWHLPAVPALNRTGDPGPGPSIQKTYDLTRYLEHQLRSLAGTYLNYLGPPFNEPDFNPPRLGAETLPRATVNLDVWRSLNDKLRLTQNYEAYSHLLCHLRGLNRQAAAVELRRSLAHFCTSLQGLLGSIAGVMAALGYPLPQPLPGTEPTWAPGPAHSDFLQKMDDFWLLKELQTWLWRSAKDFNRLKKKMQPLAAAVTLHLEARGF; encoded by the exons ATGCCCATCCTGTCCACAGGGGACTCGTGGGGGATGCTAGCTTGCCTGTGCACTGTGCTCTGGCACCTCCCTGCAGTGCCAGCCCTCAACCGCACAGGGGACCCAGGGCCCGGGCCCTCCATCCAGAAAACCTATGACCTCACCCGTTACCTGGAGCATCAACTCCGCAGCTTGGCTGGGACCTAT CTGAACTACCTGGGCCCCCCTTTCAACGAGCCTGACTTCAACCCACCTCGGCTGGGGGCAGAGACTCTGCCCAGGGCCACTGTCAACCTGGATGTGTGGCGTAGCCTTAATGACAAACTACGGCTGACCCAGAACTACGAGGCCTACAGCCACCTTCTGTGTCACCTGCGAGGCCTCAACCGCCAGGCAGCCGCCGTGGAGCTACGCCGCAGCCTGGCCCACTTCTGCACCAGCCTGCAGGGCCTGCTGGGCAGCATCGCGGGGGTCATGGCGGCTCTGGGCTACCCGCTGCCCCAGCCTCTGCCTGGGACTGAGCCCACCTGGGCCCCCGGCCCTGCCCACAGTGACTTCCTCCAGAAGATGGATGACTTCTGGCTGCTGAAGGAGCTGCAGACCTGGCTGTGGCGCTCAGCCAAGGACTTCAACCGGCTCAAGAAGAAGATGCAGCCTCTGGCAGCAGCGGTCACCCTGCACCTGGAGGCCCGTGGCTTCTGA
- the CLCF1 gene encoding cardiotrophin-like cytokine factor 1 isoform X2, translating to MDLRAGDSWGMLACLCTVLWHLPAVPALNRTGDPGPGPSIQKTYDLTRYLEHQLRSLAGTYLNYLGPPFNEPDFNPPRLGAETLPRATVNLDVWRSLNDKLRLTQNYEAYSHLLCHLRGLNRQAAAVELRRSLAHFCTSLQGLLGSIAGVMAALGYPLPQPLPGTEPTWAPGPAHSDFLQKMDDFWLLKELQTWLWRSAKDFNRLKKKMQPLAAAVTLHLEARGF from the exons GGGACTCGTGGGGGATGCTAGCTTGCCTGTGCACTGTGCTCTGGCACCTCCCTGCAGTGCCAGCCCTCAACCGCACAGGGGACCCAGGGCCCGGGCCCTCCATCCAGAAAACCTATGACCTCACCCGTTACCTGGAGCATCAACTCCGCAGCTTGGCTGGGACCTAT CTGAACTACCTGGGCCCCCCTTTCAACGAGCCTGACTTCAACCCACCTCGGCTGGGGGCAGAGACTCTGCCCAGGGCCACTGTCAACCTGGATGTGTGGCGTAGCCTTAATGACAAACTACGGCTGACCCAGAACTACGAGGCCTACAGCCACCTTCTGTGTCACCTGCGAGGCCTCAACCGCCAGGCAGCCGCCGTGGAGCTACGCCGCAGCCTGGCCCACTTCTGCACCAGCCTGCAGGGCCTGCTGGGCAGCATCGCGGGGGTCATGGCGGCTCTGGGCTACCCGCTGCCCCAGCCTCTGCCTGGGACTGAGCCCACCTGGGCCCCCGGCCCTGCCCACAGTGACTTCCTCCAGAAGATGGATGACTTCTGGCTGCTGAAGGAGCTGCAGACCTGGCTGTGGCGCTCAGCCAAGGACTTCAACCGGCTCAAGAAGAAGATGCAGCCTCTGGCAGCAGCGGTCACCCTGCACCTGGAGGCCCGTGGCTTCTGA
- the POLD4 gene encoding DNA polymerase delta subunit 4, which translates to MGRKRLVTDSYPVVKRREGPAGHSKGELAPELEKGIQPLNVDEVELELLRQFDLAWQYGPCTGITRLQRWHRAEQMGLKPPPEVRQVLQTHLGDPRFQFSLWHHYPL; encoded by the exons ATGGGCAGGAAGCGGCTCGTCACTGACTCTTATCCAGTAGTGAAGAGGAGGGAGGGCCCCGCTGGACACAGCAAGGGGGAGTTGGCACCAGAGTTAG AGAAAGGGATCCAGCCCCTGAACGTGGATGAAGTGGAACTGGAGCTGCTGAGGCAGTTTGACCTGGCCTGGCAGTATGGGCCCTGCACAG GGATCACACGGCTACAGCGCTGGCATCGGGCAGAGCAGATGGGCTTGAAGCCTCCCCCAGAAGTGCGTCAGGTGCTGCAAACCCACCTCGGAGATCCCCGCTTCCAGTTCAG CCTCTGGCATCACTATCCCCTTTGA